One genomic window of Halobellus limi includes the following:
- a CDS encoding universal stress protein gives MFGRILLPTDGTDSMDAVVQTAADIADLRGADVHVLYVIDDRAFLTLHDEMKTDVLAELEGEGEAATDRAATRLREAGIDVTTAIREGDPADQILAYAESIDADLITMGTRSGDYTNNLMGSVSQKVVARSQTPVLTTNLATEE, from the coding sequence ATGTTCGGAAGAATCTTGCTGCCGACGGACGGGACGGATTCGATGGATGCGGTCGTCCAGACCGCAGCCGACATCGCCGATCTGCGCGGGGCCGACGTCCACGTCCTCTACGTCATCGACGACAGGGCCTTCCTCACCCTGCACGACGAGATGAAGACCGACGTGCTCGCGGAACTCGAAGGCGAGGGCGAGGCGGCCACGGACCGGGCCGCGACGCGACTGCGCGAGGCCGGCATCGACGTCACGACGGCGATCCGCGAGGGCGACCCCGCGGATCAGATCCTCGCGTACGCAGAGAGCATCGACGCGGACCTCATCACGATGGGCACCCGCAGCGGTGACTACACCAACAACCTGATGGGCAGCGTCTCCCAGAAGGTCGTCGCCCGCTCGCAGACGCCGGTGCTGACGACGAACCTCGCGACGGAAGAGTGA
- the msrB gene encoding peptide-methionine (R)-S-oxide reductase MsrB, with protein MAKDTADELPTTDSEWRERLTDEEYEILRERGTEPKFSGEYLDVHEDGTFRCAGCGAALFDSETKFDSGSGWPSFFDADEEAVETRTDTRHGMRRVEVLCRNCGGHLGHVFDDGPEPTGKRYCINSVALEFDAEE; from the coding sequence CGACGACAGACTCCGAGTGGCGCGAACGGCTCACCGACGAGGAGTACGAGATCCTGCGCGAGCGCGGCACCGAACCGAAGTTCAGCGGCGAGTACCTCGACGTCCACGAGGACGGGACGTTCAGGTGCGCCGGCTGTGGCGCCGCGCTCTTCGACAGCGAGACGAAGTTCGACTCGGGGTCGGGGTGGCCCTCCTTCTTCGACGCCGACGAGGAGGCGGTCGAGACCCGGACCGACACGCGACACGGGATGCGGCGGGTCGAGGTGCTGTGTCGGAACTGCGGCGGCCACCTGGGGCACGTCTTCGACGACGGCCCCGAGCCGACCGGCAAACGCTACTGCATCAACTCGGTCGCGTTGGAGTTCGACGCCGAGGAATGA